In a single window of the Drosophila miranda strain MSH22 chromosome XL, D.miranda_PacBio2.1, whole genome shotgun sequence genome:
- the LOC108160112 gene encoding protein no-on-transient A isoform X2: protein METIILDGPSATPLPQRQQRGNNPANKVIGKHTAPKQSDGPDGSPAEKKPRFGGSNNQNGGPAGGGAVGGGQNQNKNFGNKGGFGGNRNRNRGGNQNRQNFQGPNNANQKSTTNEAVKPDAGNVAEKVNESVAVIQQPAPNANQGPGPGQGQGQGSFRGGPRGGGGGGVGNNQGGGGGGGGGSNHPGGGGGGNHPGGGNNHLGGGGHHPGGGGGGQQQQRDRGNRGGGGQRSGGGQGGPNMSMMGGGPRGGGGGGGGDDFFIGQRLRAITGPTLELPPVEVPEETKFSGRNRLYVGNLTGDITDNELREMFKPFGEIGEIFSNIEKNFTFLKVDYHVNAEKAKRALDGSLRKGRQLRVRFAPNATILRVSNLTPFVSNELLYKSFEIFGPLERASITVDDRGKHTGEGIVEFAKKSSASACLRLCNEKCFFLTASLRPCLVEPMEVNDDNDGLPEKALNKKLQDFNQERCVGPRFADLNSFEHEYGSRWKQLHDLYKSKQDALKRELKMEEDKLEAQMEYARYEQETELLRQELRKREVDNERKKMEWEMREKQAEDMRKRDEDTMRRHQSEMQTRMVRQEEDMRRRQQENTLFIQAQQLNSLLDQQEGCGSGGGNNSSFDNFGGSSSPFEVFRGNNNNSTMTGNNSGPGGPNKQDSFAFEFGVNNMNQGGNQRGNNGGGNNVPWGRRRF, encoded by the exons ATGGAAACTATCATTTTGGATGGTCCCAGTGCTACACCTTTGCCGCAACGCCAGCAGAGGGGCAACAATCCGGCCAATAAAGTTATTGGCAAGCACACTGCACCGAAACAAAGTGATGGCCCCGATGGCAGTCCAGCCGAAAAGAAGCCACGGTTTGGTGGCTCCAACAACCAGAATGGCGGTCCTGCCGGTGGTGGTGCCGTTGGTGGTGGCCAGAATCAAAATAAGAATTTCGGAAACAAGGGTGGATTCGGCGGCAATCGCAATCGCAATCGTGGAGGAAACCAAAATAGACAAAATTTTCAGGGTCCAAATAACGCAAAT CAAAAGTCTACCACTAATGAAGCAGTAAAGCCGGACGCCGGAAATGTCGCTGAGAAAGTTAATGAATCTGTGGCTGTAATTCAGCAGCCAGCTCCCAATGCAAACCAAGGTCCAGGGCCGGGTCAAGGACAAGGGCAAGGTAGTTTCCGCGGTGGTCCGCGCggcggcggaggaggaggcgtTGGCAATAACCAAGgaggtggcggcggcggcggcggcggcagcaatCATCCGggaggtggcggtggcggcaaTCATCCAGGAGGCGGTAACAATCATCTAGGAGGCGGTGGCCATCATCCaggaggcggcggcggtggccagcaacagcagcgtgATCGCGGTAATCGCGGTGGCGGCGGTCAACGATCGGGCGGTGGCCAAGGCGGACCCAACATGAGCATGATGGGCGGCGGTCCCCGcggaggcggtggcggcggcggtggtgatGATTTCTTTATTGGCCAACGTCTGCGGGCCATAACTGGACCCACACTGGAACTGCCACCTGTGGAGGTGCCCGAGGAGACGAAATTCTCTGGACGCAATCGCCTGTATGTGGGCAATCTAACCGGAGACATCACCGACAACGAGCTGCGTGAAATGTTCAAACCATTCGGGGAGATTGGCGAAATCTTCTCCAACATTGAGAAGAACTTTACATTCCTTAAGGTCGATTATCACGTGAATGCCGAGAAAGCCAAGCGCGCCCTGGACGGTTCACTGCGCAAGGGACGCCAGCTACGCGTCCGTTTCGCGCCCAATGCAACCATCTTGCGCGTGAGCAATCTCACACCGTTCGTGTCCAACGAGTTGCTGTACAAATCTTTCGAGATATTCGGCCCCCTCGAACGGGCCAGCATCACTGTTGACGATCGCGGCAAGCATACGGGCGAGGGTATCGTCGAGTTTGCCAAGAAGTCGTCAGCCAGCGCCTGTCTGCGTTTGTGCAATGAGAAGTGCTTCTTTTTGACGGCCTCACTGCGGCCCTGCCTGGTGGAGCCCATGGAGGTGAATGACGACAACGATGGTCTGCCCGAGAAGGCCCTCAACAAGAAGCTGCAGGACTTCAATCAGGAGCGCTGCGTTGGGCCGCGCTTTGCCGATCTCAATTCGTTTGAGCACGAGTACGGCTCCCGTTGGAAGCAGCTGCACGATCTGTACAAGAGCAAGCAGGACGCCCTTAAGCGCGAGCTCAAAATGGAAGAAGACAAGCTGGAAGCTCAGATGGAGTACGCTCGGTATGAGCAAGAGACTGAGCTCCTGCGTCAAG AGCTGAGAAAGCGAGAAGTGGACAACGAACGGAAGAAGATGGAGTGGGAAATGCGCGAGAAGCAGGCCGAGGATATGCGCAAGCGCGATGAGGATACTATGCGTCGCCATCAGAGCGAAATGCAGACACGCATGGTGCGTCAGGAGGAGGATATGCGTCGTCGCCAGCAGGAGAACACGTTGTTCATACAGGCACAGCAGCTGAACTCGCTGCTCGATCAGCAGGAGGGCTGCGGCAGTGGCGGTGGAAACAACTCTAGCTTTGACAATTTCGGAGGCAGCAGTTCTCCCTTTGAAGTTTTTAGag GCAACAATAACAATTCAACCATGACTGGAAATAACTCTGGTCCCGGCGGACCCAACAAACAG